In Azospirillaceae bacterium, a genomic segment contains:
- the ftsH gene encoding ATP-dependent zinc metalloprotease FtsH: MNNFGKNLALWAFIGVLLFVLFNLFQTSTNRTTQASIPFSELLDEVERGTVADVQIKGPQVTGHYRDNRTFSTYVPPESNLVSRLTDKNVKITAVPDDSNVPSLLSYVLSWLPMLVLIGVWIFFMRQMQSGGGKAMGFGKSRARLLTEKVGRVTFDDVAGIDEAKQELEEIVEFLKDPQKFQRLGGKIPKGVLLVGPPGTGKTLTARAVAGEANVPFFTISGSDFVEMFVGVGASRVRDMFEQGKKNAPCIIFIDEIDAVGRHRGAGLGGGNDEREQTLNQLLVEMDGFEANEGVILIAATNRPDVLDPALLRPGRFDRQVVVPNPDVGGREKILKVHMRKVPLAPDVDARTIARGTPGFSGADLSNLVNEAALLAARGGRRVVGMGEFEAAKDKVMMGAERRSMVMTDKEKSLTAYHEAGHALVGLFMPESDPLHKVTIIPRGRALGVTMSLPERDKYAYSKIELESKLAMMFGGRVAEEEIFGAEQVTTGAGNDIQQATNMARRMVTEFGMSPRLGRVRYNANEQEVFLGHSVTQQQNISEATSQLIDEEIRRIIEEAEGHARRVLTEHIDDLHNLANALLEYETLSGDEVRALLRGESIIRPESTEPPKVPPRGVGRRTSVPTTSGTTSAEPGPFGPEPQPGT, translated from the coding sequence GTGAACAATTTCGGTAAGAATCTGGCGCTGTGGGCATTTATCGGCGTCTTGCTGTTCGTTCTGTTCAACCTTTTTCAGACTTCCACCAATCGGACGACGCAGGCCAGCATCCCCTTCAGCGAACTGCTGGATGAGGTTGAGCGCGGCACCGTCGCCGACGTGCAGATCAAGGGGCCGCAGGTCACCGGCCATTATCGTGACAACCGCACCTTCTCGACCTACGTGCCGCCGGAAAGCAACCTGGTGAGCCGTCTGACCGACAAGAACGTCAAGATCACCGCCGTGCCGGACGACAGCAACGTCCCCTCGCTGCTGAGCTACGTGCTGTCCTGGCTGCCCATGCTGGTGCTGATCGGCGTGTGGATCTTCTTCATGCGGCAGATGCAGTCCGGCGGCGGCAAGGCCATGGGCTTCGGCAAGAGCCGCGCCCGCCTGCTGACCGAGAAGGTCGGGCGCGTCACCTTCGACGACGTCGCCGGCATCGATGAGGCCAAGCAGGAACTGGAAGAGATCGTGGAGTTCCTGAAGGACCCGCAGAAGTTCCAGCGCCTGGGCGGCAAGATCCCGAAGGGCGTGCTGCTGGTGGGCCCGCCGGGTACCGGCAAGACGCTGACGGCCCGCGCCGTGGCCGGTGAGGCCAACGTCCCGTTCTTCACCATCTCCGGTTCCGACTTCGTGGAAATGTTCGTCGGCGTGGGTGCCTCCCGCGTCCGCGACATGTTCGAGCAGGGCAAGAAGAACGCCCCCTGCATCATCTTCATCGACGAGATCGACGCCGTCGGCCGCCATCGTGGCGCCGGCCTGGGCGGCGGCAACGACGAGCGTGAGCAGACCCTGAACCAGCTGCTGGTCGAGATGGACGGGTTCGAGGCGAATGAGGGCGTCATCCTCATCGCCGCCACCAACCGTCCCGACGTGCTGGACCCGGCCCTGCTGCGTCCCGGCCGCTTCGACCGTCAGGTCGTGGTGCCCAACCCCGACGTCGGCGGTCGCGAGAAGATCCTGAAGGTCCACATGCGCAAGGTGCCGCTGGCCCCCGATGTGGACGCCCGCACCATCGCCCGCGGCACGCCCGGCTTCTCCGGCGCCGACCTGTCCAACCTGGTGAACGAGGCCGCCCTGCTGGCCGCCCGTGGTGGCCGCCGTGTCGTCGGCATGGGTGAGTTCGAGGCCGCGAAGGACAAGGTCATGATGGGGGCGGAGCGCCGCTCCATGGTCATGACCGACAAGGAAAAGAGCCTGACCGCCTATCATGAGGCCGGTCACGCCCTGGTCGGCCTGTTCATGCCGGAGAGCGATCCCCTGCACAAGGTCACCATCATCCCGCGCGGCCGCGCCCTGGGCGTGACCATGAGCCTGCCGGAACGCGACAAGTACGCCTATTCCAAGATCGAGCTGGAATCCAAGCTGGCCATGATGTTCGGTGGCCGCGTGGCGGAAGAGGAGATCTTCGGGGCGGAGCAGGTGACCACCGGCGCCGGCAACGACATCCAGCAGGCGACCAACATGGCCCGCCGCATGGTGACGGAGTTCGGCATGAGCCCGCGCCTGGGCCGCGTGCGCTACAACGCCAATGAGCAGGAAGTGTTCCTGGGTCATTCCGTGACCCAGCAGCAGAACATCTCCGAGGCGACGTCGCAGCTGATCGATGAGGAAATCCGTCGCATCATCGAGGAAGCGGAAGGCCATGCCCGCCGCGTCCTGACGGAGCACATCGACGATTTGCACAACCTGGCCAATGCCCTGCTGGAGTATGAGACGCTGTCGGGTGACGAGGTTCGCGCCCTGCTGCGGGGTGAAAGCATCATCCGGCCGGAATCGACCGAGCCGCCGAAGGTGCCGCCGCGTGGTGTCGGCCGCCGCACCTCCGTGCCCACCACCAGCGGCACCACCAGTGCGGAGCCCGGCCCCTTCGGCCCGGAACCCCAGCCCGGTACCTGA
- the tilS gene encoding tRNA lysidine(34) synthetase TilS: protein MGEPIDEALFDRLMAPLGPFGTTPVLAVGVSGGRDSMALALLADRWARARGGRVEALTVDHALRPESAAEAAQVGHWLAARGISHTILTWTAPKPANGLQAAARQARYDLLAQACRTRGILHLCLAHHREDQAETVALRQAGGSGAEGLAGMAPARALADVRLLRPLLPVSRADLGATCVAAGQTWIDDPSNLMQRYARGRLRTAAAPLAVDDLLGQARGAAVARTELEGAVAAAVASHVLLAPEGYAVVDVPPLLALPLPVALRLLAGVAAALGGQAYPPAPVATGRLLAAIPGLWDGEDRTAASLNLGGCQARRLAGGGGARRLLLLRQAGRMAPPVPLTSEGVRWDGRFQLVGSAPGEGWTLGALGTAMARRLLAAATPVDLGRVPRPVWPTLPAFWWREGLVAVPHLGWQVGPPNLLDEAMGQGGYRADSLPRLAFRPSLAVAPPPFLPVGGAMIDVMAVVSDARVII, encoded by the coding sequence GTGGGAGAACCCATCGACGAGGCCCTGTTCGACCGCCTGATGGCCCCGCTGGGGCCGTTCGGCACCACACCCGTCCTGGCCGTGGGGGTCTCCGGCGGCCGCGACAGCATGGCCCTGGCCCTGCTGGCCGACCGCTGGGCCAGGGCGCGCGGCGGCCGGGTGGAGGCCCTGACCGTCGATCATGCCCTGCGGCCGGAGTCAGCGGCGGAGGCGGCCCAGGTCGGCCACTGGCTGGCCGCCCGCGGCATCTCCCACACCATCCTGACCTGGACCGCGCCCAAGCCCGCCAACGGCCTGCAGGCGGCGGCGCGGCAGGCGCGGTATGACCTGCTGGCCCAGGCCTGCCGGACGCGGGGCATCCTGCATCTGTGCCTGGCCCATCACCGCGAGGACCAGGCCGAGACCGTGGCCCTGCGCCAGGCCGGCGGCAGCGGGGCGGAGGGGCTGGCCGGCATGGCGCCGGCCCGCGCCCTGGCCGACGTTCGCCTGCTGCGGCCCCTGCTGCCCGTCAGCCGCGCCGACCTGGGCGCCACCTGCGTTGCCGCCGGCCAGACCTGGATCGATGATCCGTCCAACCTGATGCAACGTTATGCCCGGGGCCGCCTGCGCACTGCGGCGGCACCCCTGGCCGTCGATGACCTGCTGGGACAGGCGCGCGGCGCGGCGGTGGCGCGCACGGAGCTGGAGGGCGCGGTGGCGGCGGCCGTGGCGTCCCATGTGCTGCTGGCGCCGGAAGGCTACGCCGTGGTCGATGTTCCGCCGCTGTTGGCGCTGCCGCTGCCGGTGGCCCTGCGCCTGCTGGCGGGGGTGGCCGCCGCCCTGGGCGGGCAGGCCTATCCGCCCGCGCCGGTGGCGACGGGCCGCTTGCTGGCGGCTATCCCTGGGCTGTGGGACGGGGAAGACCGGACGGCCGCTTCCCTGAACCTGGGCGGCTGCCAGGCGCGGCGCCTGGCCGGCGGGGGTGGCGCCCGCCGCCTGCTGTTGTTGCGCCAGGCGGGACGCATGGCGCCGCCGGTGCCGCTGACGTCGGAAGGCGTGCGCTGGGACGGCCGCTTCCAGCTTGTGGGTTCCGCACCGGGCGAGGGTTGGACCCTGGGGGCCCTGGGCACTGCCATGGCGCGTCGCCTGTTGGCGGCGGCGACTCCGGTCGACCTCGGCCGCGTGCCCCGGCCGGTGTGGCCGACTCTGCCCGCGTTCTGGTGGCGGGAAGGGCTGGTGGCGGTACCACATTTGGGATGGCAGGTAGGTCCGCCTAACCTTTTGGATGAGGCCATGGGGCAGGGGGGGTATCGGGCGGACAGCTTGCCCCGCCTGGCCTTCCGTCCGTCGCTGGCGGTGGCACCTCCCCCGTTTTTGCCGGTTGGAGGTGCCATGATAGACGTGATGGCAGTTGTCTCGGACGCCCGCGTCATTATCTAA
- the pal gene encoding peptidoglycan-associated lipoprotein Pal, producing the protein MRMKYLSLCAALALVAACSSTPEHKEAAQTASTTQTTPPSVPAKPTGPVPGSKEDFVVNVGDRVFFGYDKFDLTPEATATLDKQAAWLKKYGQVTITVEGHADERGTREYNLALGERRANAVKNYLTALGVDLARVQVISYGKERPAVLGSNEAAWAQNRRGVTVIN; encoded by the coding sequence ATGCGCATGAAATACCTGAGCCTGTGTGCTGCTCTGGCCCTGGTGGCCGCCTGCTCCTCCACTCCGGAGCACAAGGAAGCTGCCCAGACCGCCAGCACCACCCAGACCACCCCGCCGTCGGTCCCGGCCAAGCCGACCGGCCCGGTCCCGGGTTCCAAGGAAGACTTCGTGGTCAACGTCGGTGACCGCGTGTTCTTCGGTTACGACAAGTTCGACCTGACCCCGGAAGCCACCGCGACCCTGGACAAGCAGGCCGCCTGGCTGAAGAAGTACGGCCAGGTGACGATCACCGTGGAAGGCCATGCTGACGAGCGCGGCACCCGCGAGTACAACCTGGCGCTGGGCGAGCGTCGCGCCAACGCCGTGAAGAACTACCTGACCGCCCTGGGTGTCGACCTGGCCCGCGTGCAGGTGATCAGCTACGGCAAGGAGCGTCCCGCCGTCCTCGGTTCCAACGAGGCCGCCTGGGCGCAGAACCGTCGCGGCGTGACGGTCATCAACTGA
- the ybgF gene encoding tol-pal system protein YbgF, producing MAYQVSQMRERLDKLSTDIDLRLQKLEDKAGIGLGASMNGGGNGGSGDAGAPPSDLKGGAKPLPPVTDSAAKGPATPPPATAPADSGGTLPAGPAQEQYDFAFNLLRQGDAPGAEKAFTQFLKQNPDNPLAANAQYWLGETFYIRGNFKAAAVAFGDGYKKYPKSTKGADYLLKLALSLDSLGDKPSACVVLKQLASDKDASPTVKRRGEEQSNRLACK from the coding sequence TTGGCCTACCAGGTCAGCCAGATGCGGGAACGGCTGGACAAGCTGTCCACCGACATCGACCTGCGCCTGCAGAAGCTGGAGGACAAGGCCGGCATCGGCCTGGGCGCGTCCATGAACGGTGGCGGCAATGGCGGTTCCGGCGATGCCGGCGCCCCGCCGTCCGACCTCAAGGGCGGTGCCAAGCCGCTGCCGCCGGTGACGGACAGTGCTGCCAAGGGTCCCGCGACTCCCCCGCCGGCCACGGCGCCGGCCGACAGCGGCGGCACGCTGCCCGCCGGCCCGGCGCAGGAACAGTACGATTTCGCCTTCAACCTGCTGCGCCAGGGCGACGCGCCAGGGGCGGAAAAGGCGTTCACCCAGTTCCTGAAGCAGAACCCCGACAACCCGCTGGCGGCCAATGCCCAGTACTGGCTGGGCGAGACCTTCTACATCCGCGGCAACTTCAAGGCCGCTGCGGTGGCCTTCGGCGACGGCTACAAGAAGTATCCCAAGAGCACCAAGGGGGCCGACTACCTGCTGAAGCTGGCGCTGTCGCTGGATTCGCTGGGCGACAAGCCCAGCGCCTGCGTGGTGCTGAAGCAGCTGGCGTCGGACAAGGACGCCTCCCCCACCGTGAAGCGGCGGGGCGAGGAGCAAAGCAACCGCCTGGCCTGCAAGTGA
- the tolB gene encoding Tol-Pal system beta propeller repeat protein TolB, which yields MTTRQTLTAIRRAIALAAVLFLAVAVPAKAELHLDITKGNVEPLPIAVTQFYGDPVGLKIATVIEADLERSGLFRPIDHRAFIQTPDQLAAGLPRYGDWKVINAQALVSGTAAVQPDGRLKVEFRLFDVLSQQQLTGLAYFTQPDGWRRISHIIADAIYKRITGEDGYFDTRIVYIAESGPATSRQKRLAIMDQDGENNLYLTDGRVLVLTPRFSPTAQEITYLSYFNNRPRVYIFNVDTGRQEVLGDFPGMTFAPRFSPDGNKVILSLAQNGNTDIYLLDLRTRRQTRLTDNPAIDTAPSFSPDGSKITFESDRGGSQQIYTMNADGTNVQRITFGAGKYGTPVWSPRGDLIAFTRFSGGRFSIGVIRPDGSGEKELTTGYLVEGPTWAPNGRVLMYFKEKPVGEGGRQRQVRLYSIDLTGANERQMLTPTDASDPAWSPLIP from the coding sequence CATCTCGATATCACCAAGGGCAATGTCGAACCCTTGCCCATCGCCGTGACCCAGTTCTATGGCGATCCCGTGGGCCTGAAGATCGCCACGGTGATCGAGGCCGACCTGGAACGGTCCGGCCTGTTCCGGCCCATCGACCACCGCGCCTTCATCCAGACGCCGGACCAGCTGGCCGCCGGCCTGCCGCGTTACGGCGACTGGAAGGTCATCAACGCCCAGGCGCTGGTCAGCGGCACCGCCGCCGTCCAGCCCGACGGTCGCCTGAAGGTGGAATTCCGCCTGTTCGACGTGCTGTCGCAACAGCAGCTGACCGGCCTGGCCTATTTCACCCAGCCCGACGGCTGGCGCCGCATCTCCCACATCATCGCCGACGCGATTTATAAGCGAATCACCGGTGAGGACGGGTACTTCGACACCCGCATCGTCTACATCGCCGAATCGGGTCCGGCCACCTCGCGACAGAAGCGTTTGGCCATTATGGACCAGGATGGCGAAAACAACCTCTATTTGACCGATGGCCGGGTGCTGGTGCTGACCCCGCGCTTCTCGCCGACGGCTCAGGAAATTACATACCTGAGTTACTTCAACAACAGGCCTAGGGTTTACATCTTCAACGTGGACACCGGCCGCCAGGAGGTTCTGGGCGACTTCCCGGGCATGACTTTCGCCCCCCGGTTCTCCCCGGATGGCAACAAGGTCATCCTGAGTTTGGCCCAGAACGGCAACACCGATATCTACCTGTTGGACCTGCGCACCCGCCGTCAGACTCGCCTGACCGACAATCCGGCCATTGACACCGCCCCCTCTTTTTCACCGGACGGAAGTAAAATTACTTTCGAGTCTGATAGAGGTGGCAGTCAGCAGATCTATACGATGAATGCTGACGGGACGAATGTGCAGCGCATTACTTTCGGTGCCGGAAAGTATGGCACGCCGGTGTGGTCCCCCCGTGGCGACCTCATCGCCTTCACACGGTTCAGTGGCGGGAGGTTTTCGATCGGTGTGATCCGCCCCGATGGTTCCGGTGAAAAGGAATTGACCACCGGTTACTTGGTTGAGGGCCCAACCTGGGCGCCCAACGGCCGTGTCCTGATGTATTTCAAGGAGAAGCCGGTGGGTGAGGGCGGACGTCAGCGGCAGGTCCGTCTCTACTCCATCGACCTCACCGGGGCCAACGAACGGCAGATGCTGACACCGACCGACGCGTCCGACCCCGCTTGGTCGCCCTTGATTCCCTGA